The Campylobacter sp. CN_NE2 region TTTCCATAGTTTTTCCGTTATTTGTAAATTTCTAAAATATCATAGTTTGTGTTGCGTTTGGCTGGGATTTCGCCGATGTCTTTGATTAAGCTTATCATTTCGTTTTGGCTCATGCGAAAACTCGCACCGGCGGCTTTTACGACATTTTCTTCCATCATGGTCGAACCCAAATCATTTGCGCCAAATTTAAGTGCGAGTTGCCCGATATAACTTCCTTGCGTAACCCACGAGCTTTGGATATTTTTGAAATTATCCAAAAACAGCCTTGCCACAGCTAAAAGCCTTAAATAGCGATTTGAGCTTGTTTTTTTGATTTCTGGGTGCTCGGCGATTAGTTTTGTGTTTGCTGATTGAAAACTCCACGAGATAAAAGCTCTAAATCCGCCTGTTTCATCTTGCAAATTTCGCAGTTTTTCCCAGTGTTCGATGATTTCTTCATCTGTTTCGACCGTGCCAAACATCATCGTGGCTGTGGTTTTCATGCCTATTTCGTGGGCGGCTTTATGCACGCCTAGCCAACTGTCTGCTCCGATTTTTTTGGGCGAGATTATGTCCCTAACTCTATCGCTTAAAATCTCAGCTCCGGCTCCGGGAATTGAGTAAAGCCCCTTGCTTTCAAGCCTAGATAAAACTTCTTTGTGCGTTA contains the following coding sequences:
- a CDS encoding dehypoxanthine futalosine cyclase, which translates into the protein MSRLSKEEALNLIKNAPLHELGAMAYEKKLALHPEKITTFVVDRNINYTNICFVDCKFCAFCRKIGAKDAYILSFDEIDEKIDELIAIGGTQILFQGGVHPKLKIDWYENLVAHIAQKYPQITIHGFSAIEIDYIAKISNLTHKEVLSRLESKGLYSIPGAGAEILSDRVRDIISPKKIGADSWLGVHKAAHEIGMKTTATMMFGTVETDEEIIEHWEKLRNLQDETGGFRAFISWSFQSANTKLIAEHPEIKKTSSNRYLRLLAVARLFLDNFKNIQSSWVTQGSYIGQLALKFGANDLGSTMMEENVVKAAGASFRMSQNEMISLIKDIGEIPAKRNTNYDILEIYK